One genomic region from Spirochaetaceae bacterium encodes:
- a CDS encoding type II toxin-antitoxin system Phd/YefM family antitoxin: MTEWQLQDAKNKFSAVVEAAVAGDPQRVTKRGKPAVVVLGVGEYERLRRLEKATAPAFADLLLAIPQGDEEFERLGPTPRPVDG; this comes from the coding sequence GTGACCGAGTGGCAGTTGCAGGATGCGAAGAACAAGTTCAGCGCCGTCGTCGAGGCGGCGGTCGCGGGGGATCCGCAGCGCGTCACCAAGCGTGGCAAGCCGGCGGTCGTGGTGCTCGGCGTGGGCGAGTACGAGCGTCTGCGTCGCCTGGAGAAGGCTACGGCGCCTGCATTCGCGGACCTGCTGCTCGCGATACCGCAAGGTGACGAGGAGTTCGAACGGCTTGGCCCGACCCCGAGGCCGGTGGATGGCTGA
- a CDS encoding ABC transporter permease: MRTYVIRRLLLFIPTLLILSMLVFFSVRLLPGDLVDILTAETQFGVSSEEEKARLRAMMGLDVPAHVAYVRWVSGILLRGTLGQSLQLGNAPVEGKILSRVPVTLELGAAALIIGLVIALPVGIYSAVRQDSAGDFAGRSIAIFGLATPNFWLGLMVLIFPGNWWGWAPPLRLYPFSEDPLAHIGMFLIPGLILGTFLSAATMRMTRTMMLEVLRQDYVRTAWAKGLRERLVVIRHALKNALIPVVTLIGLQLPILVGGSVIIETLFNLPGLGSQLIQALSNRDYPMVSGINLFFATFILVNNLLIDLLYATLDPRIRYQ, translated from the coding sequence ATGCGCACCTACGTCATCCGGCGCCTGCTGCTGTTCATTCCCACGCTGCTCATCCTGAGCATGCTGGTGTTCTTTTCCGTGCGCCTGCTGCCCGGCGACCTGGTCGACATCCTGACGGCCGAGACGCAGTTCGGCGTCAGCAGCGAGGAGGAGAAGGCGCGCCTGCGCGCGATGATGGGGCTGGACGTCCCCGCCCACGTAGCGTACGTGCGCTGGGTGTCCGGGATCCTGTTGCGCGGTACGCTCGGGCAGTCCCTGCAGCTCGGCAACGCGCCCGTGGAGGGGAAGATCCTATCCAGGGTGCCGGTCACGCTGGAGCTGGGGGCGGCGGCGCTGATCATCGGCCTGGTGATTGCGCTGCCGGTCGGTATCTACTCGGCGGTGCGGCAGGACAGCGCCGGCGACTTCGCCGGGCGCAGCATAGCAATTTTCGGGCTGGCCACCCCCAACTTCTGGCTCGGCCTGATGGTGCTGATCTTTCCCGGCAACTGGTGGGGCTGGGCGCCGCCGTTGCGGCTGTATCCGTTCAGCGAGGATCCGCTGGCCCACATCGGCATGTTCCTCATTCCCGGCCTCATCCTCGGCACCTTCCTGTCGGCCGCCACCATGCGGATGACGCGCACCATGATGCTGGAGGTGCTGCGCCAGGACTACGTGCGCACCGCGTGGGCCAAGGGGCTGCGCGAACGGCTGGTCGTGATCCGCCACGCGCTGAAGAACGCGCTGATCCCGGTGGTAACCCTCATCGGGCTGCAGTTGCCGATCCTGGTGGGCGGCTCGGTGATCATCGAGACGCTGTTCAACCTGCCCGGCCTGGGGTCGCAGCTCATCCAGGCGCTGTCCAACCGTGACTACCCGATGGTGTCGGGCATCAACCTGTTCTTCGCCACCTTCATCCTGGTCAACAACCTGCTGATCGACCTGCTGTACGCCACCCTCGACCCGAGGATCCGGTACCAATGA
- a CDS encoding ABC transporter substrate-binding protein yields MAVRFTWFMALALALVATVTFASGESDVGAASADKEYVTDPSTGKQVVKQEYGGTITGALLTRPYDHGDTWITHGAGLISGPAMDKLGQANWAIDRSLSPFTTYYPENVVTGLLAESWENPDPLTYRYTIHDNVFFHDKPPVNGRQLTADDLAANYERLLGIGRFAGQEPAAHTWGTKRIPMESVTAIDDLTFEIKLSQPYADTARSLFDDCHIRAYPPEIFDSLHDANNVIGTGPFIMDEFVSATSITFDKNPNYWRDDEKFPGNRLPYVDRLVFLMMSDEATRVAALRSGQIDISGDLGTSAIRSISTVADLRERNPEMHYWPISFRSETSLAFKAVEQGPLSDVMVRRAMQMAIDIEAINDNYYRGLAKPQPWGPIGPAWIGYHNPFDTWPEELQQYWVYDPEGAERLLDEAGYPRGADGVRFRTTVSVNGDRSDIGYHELQVGYWKEIGVEVELRAPDNASFIGQISSGEWDGLVWHVSVGADYGNLDGSLGGFRAGASFTGGAFNDPVFDAKWNELQATTGDEYRQMAKALDLYVVEQHPYLWGPLVPSFTVSQPWLVGYNGEMQMGNCGWTEIYARLWVDSELKDEMN; encoded by the coding sequence ATGGCTGTTCGATTCACCTGGTTCATGGCACTGGCGTTGGCGCTGGTGGCTACCGTTACGTTCGCGAGCGGCGAGAGCGACGTCGGCGCGGCGAGCGCCGACAAGGAGTACGTGACCGATCCGTCCACCGGCAAGCAGGTGGTCAAGCAGGAGTATGGCGGTACCATTACCGGGGCGCTGCTGACCAGGCCGTACGACCACGGCGACACCTGGATCACCCACGGCGCCGGGCTCATCTCCGGGCCGGCGATGGACAAGCTCGGCCAGGCGAACTGGGCCATCGACCGCAGTCTGAGCCCGTTCACTACCTATTACCCCGAGAACGTGGTAACCGGGCTGCTGGCCGAGAGCTGGGAGAACCCGGATCCGCTGACCTACCGCTACACGATCCACGACAACGTGTTCTTTCACGACAAGCCGCCGGTGAACGGCCGCCAACTGACCGCCGACGACTTGGCCGCCAATTACGAGCGCTTGCTCGGCATCGGCAGGTTCGCCGGCCAGGAGCCCGCGGCGCATACGTGGGGAACCAAGCGCATCCCGATGGAGTCGGTAACCGCCATCGACGACCTGACGTTCGAGATCAAGCTGTCGCAGCCGTACGCCGACACGGCCCGGAGTTTGTTCGACGACTGCCACATCCGGGCCTATCCGCCGGAGATCTTCGACTCACTGCACGACGCCAACAACGTCATTGGCACCGGGCCGTTCATCATGGACGAGTTCGTCAGCGCCACGTCGATCACGTTCGACAAGAACCCCAACTACTGGCGCGACGACGAGAAGTTCCCCGGCAACCGCCTCCCCTACGTCGACCGGCTGGTGTTCCTGATGATGAGTGACGAGGCGACCAGGGTCGCGGCCCTGCGCTCCGGCCAGATCGACATCTCCGGCGACCTCGGGACGTCCGCCATCAGATCGATCAGCACGGTGGCGGATCTGCGGGAACGCAACCCGGAGATGCACTACTGGCCGATCTCGTTCCGGTCCGAGACGTCGTTGGCGTTCAAGGCGGTGGAACAAGGCCCCCTGAGCGACGTCATGGTGCGGCGCGCGATGCAGATGGCGATCGACATCGAGGCGATCAACGACAACTACTACCGCGGCCTGGCCAAGCCGCAGCCGTGGGGGCCGATCGGGCCGGCATGGATCGGCTACCACAACCCGTTCGATACCTGGCCGGAGGAACTCCAGCAGTACTGGGTCTACGACCCGGAAGGTGCCGAACGGCTGCTCGACGAGGCCGGATACCCACGCGGCGCCGACGGCGTCCGCTTCCGCACCACGGTGTCGGTCAACGGCGACCGCTCCGACATCGGCTACCACGAGCTGCAGGTCGGCTACTGGAAGGAGATCGGCGTGGAGGTGGAACTCCGCGCGCCCGACAACGCATCGTTCATCGGCCAGATCAGTTCCGGAGAGTGGGACGGTCTGGTCTGGCACGTCAGCGTCGGCGCCGACTACGGCAACCTCGACGGCAGTCTCGGCGGCTTTCGCGCCGGCGCCAGCTTCACCGGCGGCGCGTTCAACGACCCGGTGTTCGACGCCAAGTGGAACGAGTTGCAGGCTACCACCGGTGACGAGTACCGCCAGATGGCGAAGGCGCTCGACCTGTACGTGGTCGAGCAGCACCCCTACCTGTGGGGACCGCTGGTGCCAAGCTTTACCGTTTCCCAGCCGTGGCTGGTCGGCTACAACGGCGAGATGCAGATGGGCAACTGCGGCTGGACCGAGATCTATGCGCGCCTGTGGGTGGATAGTGAGCTCAAGGACGAGATGAACTAA
- a CDS encoding SMP-30/gluconolactonase/LRE family protein codes for MNKLFGHHRGVLLIVPVLGLLAGCGGMTSAPAPPAPANAHIYWTDAGTNTIQRARLDGSHVEDLLPQGLIEPYGIAVAVAGGKIYWTDWEVGIQRANLDGSGVETLVRTARPNGIAVDAAGGKIYWTDYGANTIRRAGLDGSAVEDLVITTLDNPYGIALDVAGGKVYWTDAGTEKIQRADLDGSHVEDLVVAGLRSPRGLALDVAGGKMYWTDRATGKIQRANLDGSEIEDLVTPATSGLTSSRRNSVALDVVAGKMYWTELALGRIQRANLDGSGHEDVTDDAGAPYEVALDTAAGKMYWTDLLKGIQRANLDGSGVELLVAMGILDPRGIAVDGSGGAIYAVDAYPNESKPNEIRRFNLDGSGGEVLVLKGMRGALAIALDVAGGKIYWTAPNRGDPRDEAKIQRANLDGTGVEDLLTVADGLVSPQGIAVDAGAQRLYWTDQGTVTIQSANLDGSDIRVLVTAADGLVNPQGIVVGGGRIYWTDRRTDKIGRANLDGTGVRDLVTSGLANPQSLALDAEAGKLYWTDWGTDKIGRANLDGTNVEDVVSSGLVDPWGIALHRR; via the coding sequence ATGAACAAGTTGTTCGGGCATCACCGTGGAGTGTTGCTCATCGTTCCCGTACTAGGCCTGCTGGCCGGCTGTGGCGGAATGACCTCCGCCCCCGCGCCGCCGGCGCCGGCCAATGCGCATATCTACTGGACCGACGCCGGAACGAATACGATCCAGCGCGCGCGCCTGGACGGTTCCCACGTCGAGGACCTCCTGCCACAGGGTTTGATCGAACCGTACGGGATCGCGGTCGCCGTGGCCGGCGGCAAGATCTACTGGACCGACTGGGAGGTGGGGATTCAACGCGCCAACCTGGACGGCTCCGGCGTCGAGACCCTGGTGCGCACCGCCCGCCCGAACGGCATCGCCGTGGACGCCGCCGGCGGCAAAATCTACTGGACCGACTACGGAGCGAACACGATCCGGCGCGCCGGCCTGGACGGCTCGGCGGTCGAAGACCTGGTCATCACTACCCTGGACAACCCCTACGGTATCGCCCTGGACGTGGCCGGCGGAAAGGTCTACTGGACCGATGCCGGCACCGAGAAGATTCAGCGCGCCGACCTCGACGGCTCGCACGTGGAAGACTTGGTGGTCGCCGGCCTGCGGAGCCCGCGCGGCCTGGCGCTCGACGTCGCCGGCGGCAAGATGTACTGGACCGATCGGGCAACGGGCAAGATCCAGCGCGCCAACCTGGACGGCAGTGAAATCGAGGACCTGGTGACCCCGGCTACTTCCGGACTGACCTCCTCCCGCCGCAATAGCGTGGCGCTGGACGTCGTCGCCGGCAAGATGTATTGGACCGAGCTCGCGCTCGGCAGAATCCAGCGCGCCAACCTCGATGGCTCCGGCCACGAGGATGTCACCGACGACGCGGGTGCTCCCTACGAAGTCGCGTTGGACACCGCCGCCGGCAAGATGTACTGGACAGACCTGCTGAAGGGAATCCAGCGCGCCAACCTGGACGGCAGCGGCGTGGAGCTGCTGGTGGCGATGGGGATCCTGGATCCGCGCGGCATCGCGGTGGACGGCAGCGGCGGCGCGATTTACGCGGTGGACGCGTACCCGAACGAATCGAAGCCGAACGAGATTCGGCGCTTCAACCTGGACGGCTCCGGCGGCGAAGTGCTGGTCCTGAAAGGCATGCGCGGCGCCCTGGCGATCGCGCTCGACGTGGCCGGCGGGAAGATCTACTGGACCGCCCCCAACCGCGGTGATCCCCGGGACGAAGCCAAGATCCAGCGCGCCAACCTCGACGGCACCGGCGTGGAAGACCTGCTGACCGTGGCGGACGGCCTGGTCAGTCCGCAGGGGATCGCCGTGGATGCCGGCGCGCAGCGGCTGTACTGGACCGACCAGGGAACGGTTACGATCCAGTCCGCCAACCTGGACGGCAGCGACATCCGGGTGCTGGTGACCGCGGCCGACGGCCTGGTGAATCCGCAGGGTATCGTGGTCGGCGGCGGCCGCATCTACTGGACCGACCGGCGCACCGACAAGATCGGACGCGCCAACCTGGACGGCACGGGCGTCCGCGACCTGGTGACGTCCGGCCTCGCCAATCCGCAGAGCCTCGCGCTCGATGCCGAAGCGGGCAAGCTGTATTGGACCGACTGGGGTACGGACAAGATCGGGCGCGCCAACCTGGACGGCACCAACGTCGAGGACGTGGTGAGCAGCGGTCTCGTCGATCCCTGGGGAATCGCCCTCCACCGCCGATAG
- a CDS encoding type II toxin-antitoxin system VapC family toxin: MFLIDTDILSALRKRKRHPEIAQWVERQRSADLHLSVVSVGEIERGIVRQLRRDPEHAHELSAWLDSLLMLHRERILAVDLSAARRWGRLSGLLGHESADLLIAATALEHGLTVVTRNVRHFEPAGVPVLDPSSAAC, encoded by the coding sequence ATGTTCCTGATCGACACCGACATCCTGTCGGCGCTACGGAAACGAAAGCGCCACCCCGAGATCGCGCAGTGGGTCGAGAGGCAACGGAGCGCGGATCTCCACCTGAGCGTGGTGTCGGTCGGAGAGATCGAGCGCGGCATCGTGCGGCAACTGAGGCGCGACCCGGAGCATGCGCATGAGCTCAGCGCCTGGTTGGACAGCTTGCTGATGCTTCACCGCGAGCGGATTCTGGCCGTCGACTTGTCGGCGGCGCGCCGGTGGGGCCGCTTGTCCGGTCTGCTCGGCCATGAGAGCGCCGATCTGCTCATTGCCGCCACCGCGCTGGAGCATGGCCTTACCGTGGTGACCCGCAACGTCCGCCATTTCGAGCCGGCCGGCGTGCCGGTCCTGGATCCATCGTCCGCCGCTTGTTGA
- a CDS encoding glycoside hydrolase family 32 protein has protein sequence MYDELHRPQFHFSPRHSWMNDPNGLVWYRGEYHLFFQHTPGFMNHGANSWGHAVSTDLVHWRELDTAIAPDEYGYVWSGSAVVDTGDSAGFAAAGEQALVAVYTTGGFGAPRPNQPGANACVQAIAYSTDRGRTFRRYAGNPVLGHLRAENRDPKVIRHAPTGQWIMALFLDGNDFTLYGSPDLKRWSHLCDLEVADTGECPDLFELPVDGNPDDTRWVFWGAAGVYRLGRFDGTTFTPETPALRCELGPNGYAAQTWSDVPPEDGRRIQISWLRGGHFPAMPFNGQMSFPVELTLRSTPEGVRLCRQPVRELELLHRRTLRWRDHLLSSGPNRHDLYHVHGPGWRSRLATDYRNLAPDTTWDLFHVEAVVDPADAAAFGIIIQGHDLRYDVAGARFTWLGQTIPAPRDGDGHLRLQLLVDRTSLELFAAGGLTSASFCYLPAACDMPLELYAEGGNVRLVSLAVHELDSVWPPAAGTGN, from the coding sequence ATGTACGACGAGTTGCACCGCCCGCAGTTCCACTTCAGCCCGCGCCACTCGTGGATGAACGACCCCAACGGGCTGGTCTGGTACCGCGGCGAATACCACCTGTTCTTTCAGCACACGCCGGGGTTCATGAACCACGGCGCCAACTCCTGGGGGCACGCGGTGAGCACCGACCTGGTGCATTGGCGGGAACTGGACACCGCCATCGCCCCGGACGAGTACGGCTACGTCTGGTCCGGCTCCGCCGTGGTCGACACCGGCGACAGCGCCGGATTCGCCGCCGCCGGCGAGCAGGCCCTGGTGGCGGTCTATACCACCGGCGGCTTCGGCGCACCGCGGCCCAACCAGCCGGGCGCCAACGCGTGCGTGCAGGCGATCGCCTACAGCACCGACCGCGGGCGCACCTTCCGGCGCTACGCCGGCAACCCGGTGCTCGGCCATCTGCGCGCGGAAAACCGCGACCCCAAGGTGATCCGGCACGCACCCACCGGCCAGTGGATCATGGCGCTGTTCCTGGACGGCAACGACTTTACCCTGTACGGCTCGCCCGACCTGAAGCGGTGGAGCCACCTGTGCGACCTGGAGGTGGCGGACACCGGCGAGTGCCCGGACCTGTTCGAGCTGCCGGTGGACGGCAACCCGGATGACACCCGCTGGGTGTTCTGGGGCGCGGCCGGCGTCTACCGCCTAGGCCGCTTCGACGGCACCACCTTTACCCCCGAGACGCCGGCCTTGCGCTGCGAGCTCGGTCCGAACGGCTACGCCGCGCAGACCTGGAGCGACGTGCCGCCGGAGGACGGCCGCCGCATCCAGATCTCCTGGCTGCGCGGGGGGCACTTCCCGGCCATGCCGTTCAACGGCCAGATGTCGTTTCCGGTCGAGCTGACCCTGCGCTCCACGCCGGAGGGCGTGCGGCTGTGCCGGCAGCCGGTGCGGGAGCTGGAACTGCTGCACCGGCGCACGCTGCGCTGGCGGGACCATCTCCTCAGTTCCGGCCCGAACCGGCACGACCTGTACCACGTCCACGGCCCCGGCTGGCGGAGCCGCCTCGCCACCGACTACCGCAACCTGGCGCCCGACACCACTTGGGACCTGTTCCACGTCGAGGCGGTGGTCGACCCTGCCGACGCAGCCGCGTTCGGGATCATCATCCAGGGCCACGACCTGCGCTACGACGTCGCCGGCGCGCGCTTCACCTGGCTCGGCCAAACGATCCCGGCCCCGCGCGACGGCGATGGACACCTGCGCCTGCAACTCCTGGTGGACCGCACCTCGCTGGAGTTGTTCGCCGCCGGCGGCCTCACCTCGGCATCGTTCTGCTACCTGCCGGCCGCCTGCGACATGCCTCTGGAACTGTACGCCGAGGGAGGCAACGTACGCTTGGTCTCGCTGGCGGTTCACGAGCTGGACTCCGTCTGGCCGCCGGCGGCCGGAACCGGCAATTGA
- a CDS encoding ABC transporter permease — translation MSNVADPVGAERRPRRGPLADFSYRLVREKPLGLLGAAIVAVFVLVSVFADVLAPDPEQRQDVTKSMRPPSAEHLLGTDHTGRDFLSRNIYGARLSLLVGFAATAVAVLVATVVGGLSGFVGGRLDLLLQRIVDAWLAFPGLLLLMTVMSILGTGTLQVIVILGLVFGIGSSRVVRGAVIAVKENAYFQAAQAVGSRTWHTVLRHVLPNVMPPIIIIFSITIGSVIITEASLSFLGFGLPLSVPSWGGLLSREGRRYMQVAPWLAMWPGIFLTVVVYGFNMFGDAVRDLLDPRLRGGAGRFSAPRRKHS, via the coding sequence ATGAGCAATGTCGCCGATCCCGTGGGCGCAGAACGGCGACCCCGGCGCGGCCCGCTTGCGGACTTCTCCTACCGCCTGGTGCGGGAGAAGCCGCTGGGGCTGCTCGGCGCGGCGATCGTCGCGGTGTTCGTCCTGGTAAGCGTATTCGCCGACGTGCTGGCGCCCGACCCCGAGCAGCGCCAGGACGTGACGAAGAGCATGCGGCCCCCCTCCGCCGAGCATCTGCTGGGCACCGATCACACCGGGCGCGACTTCCTGAGCCGCAACATCTACGGTGCGCGCCTGTCGCTGCTGGTCGGCTTCGCGGCGACCGCGGTGGCGGTGCTGGTGGCCACCGTGGTCGGCGGCCTGTCGGGGTTCGTCGGCGGCCGGCTCGACCTGCTGCTGCAGCGGATCGTCGATGCCTGGCTGGCGTTCCCGGGACTGCTGCTGCTGATGACGGTGATGTCGATCCTGGGCACCGGCACGCTGCAGGTGATCGTGATACTGGGGCTGGTGTTCGGGATCGGCAGCTCGCGCGTGGTCCGGGGCGCGGTGATCGCCGTCAAGGAGAACGCCTACTTCCAGGCCGCGCAGGCGGTCGGCAGCCGGACCTGGCATACGGTGCTGCGCCACGTGCTGCCCAACGTGATGCCGCCGATCATCATCATCTTCAGCATCACCATCGGCTCGGTGATCATCACCGAGGCTTCCTTGAGCTTCCTCGGCTTCGGGCTGCCGCTGAGCGTGCCGAGCTGGGGCGGCCTGCTGAGCCGTGAGGGCCGCCGCTACATGCAGGTGGCGCCCTGGCTGGCGATGTGGCCGGGCATCTTCCTGACCGTGGTGGTGTACGGCTTCAACATGTTCGGCGACGCGGTGCGCGACCTGCTCGACCCCCGCCTGCGCGGCGGCGCCGGCCGCTTCTCCGCCCCCCGCCGCAAGCACTCTTGA
- a CDS encoding PIN domain-containing protein, producing the protein MYLDTHVVVWLYEKDEERISPLARELIESSDLLVSPMVLLEVEYLFETGRINAKAAEVYDYLHDTIELDVCGKPFAAVARKSIGMKWTRDPFDRLITAQAAVDDSPLLTKDYTIHTYYPEAVW; encoded by the coding sequence GTGTACCTTGATACTCACGTGGTCGTCTGGCTGTACGAGAAGGATGAGGAGCGCATCTCGCCCCTGGCAAGGGAGCTGATCGAGAGTAGCGATCTCCTGGTGTCGCCGATGGTGCTCCTCGAAGTGGAGTACCTGTTCGAAACCGGCAGGATCAACGCCAAGGCCGCCGAGGTGTACGACTACCTGCACGACACCATCGAGCTTGATGTCTGCGGCAAGCCGTTCGCGGCGGTGGCCAGGAAATCGATCGGCATGAAGTGGACCCGCGATCCATTCGACAGGCTGATCACCGCGCAGGCCGCCGTCGACGATTCGCCGTTGCTGACCAAGGACTACACCATCCACACCTACTACCCGGAGGCGGTCTGGTAG
- a CDS encoding nitroreductase, producing the protein MSVLQTIAERRSIFDFQPTAVPRARLERALQAAVWAPNHKLTEPWRFIVVGPEAKDRLCRVYARIKQDDVKVDIEPEALREIGRKAVKKLMGKPSVMAVTCAVSGDPFLDREDYAATCCAMQNIMLAAWEDGIGMQWSTSSLIEDAEALSVLGVDPARERVVGLLYVGFPERVPVSKRKPAATLTTWLA; encoded by the coding sequence ATGTCGGTACTCCAAACCATCGCCGAACGGCGTTCGATATTCGATTTCCAGCCCACGGCCGTGCCGCGCGCACGGCTCGAGCGCGCACTGCAGGCGGCCGTCTGGGCGCCCAACCACAAGCTCACCGAGCCGTGGCGCTTCATCGTGGTGGGGCCGGAGGCCAAGGACCGGCTCTGCCGAGTCTACGCGCGCATCAAGCAGGACGACGTCAAGGTGGACATCGAGCCTGAGGCGCTGCGCGAGATCGGCCGCAAGGCCGTCAAGAAGCTCATGGGCAAGCCGTCGGTGATGGCGGTGACGTGCGCCGTGTCGGGCGACCCCTTTCTCGACCGCGAGGACTACGCCGCCACCTGCTGCGCCATGCAGAACATCATGCTCGCGGCCTGGGAGGACGGCATCGGCATGCAGTGGAGCACCAGCAGCTTGATCGAGGATGCCGAAGCGCTGTCGGTGCTGGGCGTGGATCCCGCGCGTGAACGGGTGGTGGGCCTGCTGTACGTCGGCTTCCCCGAGCGCGTACCGGTCTCGAAGCGCAAGCCAGCCGCCACGCTCACCACCTGGCTGGCCTGA
- a CDS encoding type II toxin-antitoxin system Phd/YefM family antitoxin has product MFAMAAISATRLRQNLYNILDSVVDTGVPVEVERRGRLLRIVPEERASKWDRLTAHKIVVGDPDELVHMDWSHEWRGNRVP; this is encoded by the coding sequence ATGTTCGCCATGGCCGCTATCAGCGCAACAAGACTCCGGCAGAACCTTTACAACATTCTCGATTCGGTGGTGGACACCGGGGTGCCGGTGGAAGTGGAACGGCGGGGACGGCTGTTGAGAATCGTGCCTGAGGAGCGGGCGTCGAAATGGGACCGGCTAACCGCGCACAAGATCGTGGTCGGCGATCCGGACGAACTCGTGCACATGGACTGGTCCCACGAGTGGCGCGGCAACCGTGTACCTTGA
- a CDS encoding SDR family oxidoreductase: MNAPKQPLAGQVTVVAGATRGAGRGIARMLGAAGATVYCTGRSVTGHPATAGRTETIDETAAMVTAEGGRGIAVRTDHTVEPEVERLFGRIGAEQGRLDVLVNDIWGGDELTEWGLPFWELSTAKGLEMLERAVHSHLITSRHGAPLMIERNAGLIVEVTDGDTLGYRGNLFYDLAKTAVIRLACAMAADLHAHRVTALAITPGFLRSEAVLDRFGVTEANWRDGIQEDPYFAESETPCYVGRAVAALAADPRVANKSGGLLSSWALAKEYGFADLDGRRPDWGTFFARKVQAIVRRNTPPDEMDVFVVRSRLQQAELDPSAADEAAHLRAWLEQSSNTPNEAP, from the coding sequence TTGAACGCGCCGAAGCAACCGCTTGCCGGCCAGGTTACCGTGGTCGCCGGCGCCACGCGCGGCGCCGGCCGCGGCATTGCCCGCATGCTGGGGGCGGCGGGGGCGACCGTCTACTGCACGGGCCGCAGCGTGACGGGGCACCCCGCCACCGCCGGGCGCACCGAGACGATCGACGAGACGGCGGCAATGGTCACGGCGGAGGGTGGCCGGGGCATCGCGGTGCGGACCGACCACACCGTGGAGCCGGAGGTCGAGCGCCTGTTCGGGCGGATTGGCGCCGAGCAGGGCCGGCTCGACGTGCTGGTCAACGACATCTGGGGCGGCGACGAGCTCACCGAGTGGGGATTGCCGTTCTGGGAGCTGTCCACGGCCAAGGGGCTGGAGATGCTGGAGCGCGCCGTGCACAGCCACCTCATCACCAGCCGCCACGGAGCGCCGCTGATGATCGAGCGCAACGCCGGCCTCATCGTGGAGGTGACCGACGGCGACACGCTCGGCTACCGCGGCAACCTGTTCTACGACCTCGCCAAGACCGCGGTGATCCGGCTCGCCTGTGCGATGGCCGCGGACCTGCACGCGCACCGCGTAACGGCGCTGGCGATCACGCCCGGGTTTCTGCGCTCCGAGGCGGTGCTCGACCGGTTCGGCGTCACCGAGGCGAACTGGCGGGACGGCATCCAGGAGGATCCCTACTTCGCCGAGTCGGAGACGCCCTGTTACGTCGGCCGCGCCGTGGCGGCGCTCGCCGCCGACCCGCGGGTTGCGAACAAGAGCGGCGGCCTGTTGTCGAGTTGGGCGCTCGCCAAGGAGTACGGCTTCGCCGACCTTGACGGGCGCCGGCCCGACTGGGGCACCTTCTTCGCGCGCAAGGTGCAGGCGATCGTCCGCCGCAACACCCCGCCGGACGAGATGGACGTGTTCGTGGTTCGCTCCCGGCTCCAGCAGGCCGAACTCGACCCGTCCGCCGCCGATGAAGCCGCCCACCTCCGCGCCTGGCTCGAACAGTCATCGAACACGCCGAACGAAGCGCCGTGA